The window TCTGGTGGATGAAATATGGGTCGAGCCCTGACCCCGTCATCTTGATGTGCTGCACTTCCTCAAACCCGTTGGTAATGATGTGCAAGTTGTACTTGGGCCGTAGGTATTCCAGCACTTCGATGGTGCCATCCACCAGCGCGGTCTTGCGGGGGCTTCGCCAGATGTACTGCTCCCCGATGTCGGCCGCCATCTGGCTGTCTTCATGATCGAAGAACCGGAGCGCAGCCTCGAATCGCGCGTAGCGCAACTCCTCCTTTTTTATTGTGCCCGTGCGGTAATCGTTCCAGAACAGCTCGTTGATGCGCTTGTACTCTTTGATGAACGCATCGGCTGAAACACCCAGTTTCTCGGTGAGTTTGAATTCCGCAAACAGTTCTTTGAGGGTGGCCTCAGAGTTGGTCTCAAAATCCCAGA of the Flavobacteriales bacterium genome contains:
- a CDS encoding noncanonical pyrimidine nucleotidase, YjjG family, whose protein sequence is MIGLKQIKHVFFDLDRTLWDFETNSEATLKELFAEFKLTEKLGVSADAFIKEYKRINELFWNDYRTGTIKKEELRYARFEAALRFFDHEDSQMAADIGEQYIWRSPRKTALVDGTIEVLEYLRPKYNLHIITNGFEEVQHIKMTGSGLDPYFIHQITSEAAGARKPSIQVFEYAQDLTGARADNSIMIGDHLEADVEGALNAGWKAVFFEPNRSRITDQEFLHIIHLSELKDIL